TATTCAAGATGAAAATGGACAAACAGCTGAGCAAATTGCTAAAACTCCAGAAATAAAAGCGATTTTTTCTAAAAACTAAATTTAGATAGGTAATCGACTAGTTTGACTCGTGAGATTTTTCTTGCTTGGCCTTGATATTTGGTTGAAAAAATGATGTTTGTATGAAAAATTCTATTTTTGCCGTCAAGCTTAATAGGAAGTATCGTGCAAACATCAATTGCTAAAACTCCAGAAATTAAAGCGATTTTTCTAGAACTCAATTTAATCCAGCTGAGCAAGCAACTGAATCATTAGGTCAAAATGAAACAAATATCATAGATAGAAGAAATGATTTTACTATATTAGGGCTTACTCCAGGGCAGGCAACAATGTCTGATGTTAAAAAAGCTTACTTGAAATTGAGTTTAATTTATCACCCTGATAAAAATAAAGGCAGTGAAAAACTAGCAACTGAAAATTTTACTTTAATAAGTAATGCCTATGATAGTATAAAAAAATATTACGAAAATGTATGTGATAGTGACGATGCGTTTTTTCAAGCTCTATCAGTTGGCAAGTACAGAACTTTTTAACGTATAGTTTAAAAACTTGATTTTATTCTATTTTTTTATGAAAAGCAAAGCTCAAAAATATATATTTTTGAGCTTTGCTTTTTTAAGACTCTTTCGACTCTTTTTAATTTTTCTTAATAAAATAATAATAATTTAGCAATGTTGCTTCGCTCATCTCCCAGGCTTCGCATAAAGCTATGCCGGACACAGCCGGAAACAGTGGTGGCGGCCACGTTACGCTTCTTTAATGAAAAACTACGTCAATCTATGCAAAAAACGAAGCAAATTTTGAGAAATTAAACCTGGCTAAGATTTAAAAAGAGTGCATCAGGCAAACCAGCCAGTAAATTCCCGGAGTTTTCGTAGGAAAATTCAGGGAAAAATCTCTTGTAAAAATTTGGTTCACTCAACCTAGGTATGTATGCAGCTTTTGTTTATCAGGTAATATCTTAATAAGTATTATTTTTAATTGCACTACTAACTATTGTTTTCTAGTTGTAATTATTGATACAATAACTATAGTACATAGTTTATAATATAAGGAATTTGCAATGAAGATATTTAAATTACCAACACTAGTTTTGTGTGGATTTTCTATGGTGGTATCTTCATCTCTTGATGCTGGCAATGCTATTGAAACTATCGCTGTAGCAAAACAAATTCATACAAAATACCACACAACTCTATTGCATACTTTAGTTACTCAGCAGATGTATAATAAAGAAGAAAAAATCACCAAGATGCAACAATTGCTTGATGCAGGAGCAGATGTTAATGCTCGTAATGAAAACAGACGGACACCTTTGTGGCTTGCAACTTTTTATAATATTGAACCAGAATTTATTCAGCTTCTCATCGATTATGGTGCTGATGTTACCATGCAAGATATGTTTAATGTAACTCCTTTGCATAATGCAGTGATAAAAGATAATAAAATAGTTGTGCAATTATTACTTGATGCTGGAGCAGAAATGAAGCCTCATACCTTAGAAAAAATGATTTCATTTCAAGATGATGCACAGCAAAGTCCTTTAGATATTGCTAAAACGCAAGAAATGGACGAACTTTTATTAACACATGAATTGTAATTGAAAGAGTCATATGAAATTTTTTAAAAGAAATATATATAAATTTTTTTGTTTATTGTGTGTTTGCTCACAATTTTTTGCAGACGCCCCAGTAAAAGATATGGGTTTAGCTCGTTATCCAGTTATTGATAAGTCGATGTTTGAAGATAATTTTGCACAAACATCATTAGTTGATTATGATGCTGAGAATGATTACGACTTTGCAGAGCCAGCCTATTTTAAAGATTTTAAACCACGGTCAAGTGATATACAAACGCAAGATACACAAGGTAAAAATTTATTAATGTTAATTGCAGGCAAAGATTCTCATAAACATCTTATGCAATTTATTGTACAAAATTTACGAACAGATTTGCAGGCACAAGATCGTCAAGGCAGATCAGCTTTACACTACGCTGTAATAGGTGGAGATTTTGGTATGGTCAAAATGTTATTGCAACACGGTGCATTACTTGATACCCAAGATCATGAAGGTAAAACACCTTTGTATTATGCGGTAGAAAAAAATTATGTAAGAATTGTAGATTTTTTGATTAACAATGGAGCAGATAAAAAATTAGGTGTTTTTGAAGATGGAGCGTTGCCCCAAGATATGTGTAAAACGCAAGCGATGTGCCGTCTTTTTAAAAAGATAAGATAATTTATAAATAAAAGAGATGTAATCATGAAAAAAATAAAAGTATTAATTTTGTTAATGTTTAGTTTACAAGTCATGAGTATGTACGCTGCGCAAAAATCACAACAAAATGTTGAAAACGGGCGACAAGCGATGATTGATTATGTTGTTACAAGGCTTAAATATTTAACGCAAAGTTTTGATTTTTTACGAGAACAAGGTCTTGTCGATACAACATTTCATGAATATTTAGAACAGCATGTATCGCATGATGAACATGGTAATGAAGATATGAATTTTGATCAAGTCATTATCGATGCAGAAGACGTTCTTACAAAGAATATGAAAGATACATTTTTAAATACCCTTGACATGGCACTTGAAGAGAGTAAAAATCTTGATCAATTTGATGATCCTATATTTTTGTATGTCATGCAACATAAAGATGATAGTAGAGATCTGTACGAAATGGTTCGTTTATGGCTGTATGAATGGGGTAACACTCAAGATGAAAATAAAGAGACTCCACTACATAAAGCTCTTTCTGCTCAGAATAAAGAAATAACACGGATGTTGATTGATGCAGGCGCGAATGTAAATACTAAAAATAGTTTTGGTCAGGCCCCATTGCATTATACAAGTTCTCTACCAGAAATAGCACGTATGTTGATACAAGCAGGCGCTGATGTAAATATTAAAGATCAAAATAGAGAGACCCTCTTACATTATGCAGTCAGAGACAATAATATAGAAATAACAGGTATATTGATAGATGCATGCGCTGATGTAAATGCTCAAAATATTTTTGGACAAACTCCATTGCATCAGGCAATTTATATACCAAAAATAACACGTATGTTGATAGATGCAGGCACTGATGAACATACTCAAAATGAGAATGCAGTTATAAAAGATAAACCAGAAATAACACGTATGTTGATTTCTGCAGGTGCTGATATAAATATTCCAAATAAAAATGGTCAGACTCCATTATATCAGGCAGTCATATGTAATAAACCAAAAATAGTACGTATGTTGATTTTTGCAGGTGCTGATATAAATATTCAAGATGAACATGGTGAGACTCCATTATATCAGGCAGTTATGAAAGATAAACCAGAAATAGCACGTATGTTACTTTCTGCAGGTGCTGATATAAATATTCCAA
This genomic interval from Candidatus Chromulinivorax destructor contains the following:
- a CDS encoding J domain-containing protein, with amino-acid sequence MLGLTPGQATMSDVKKAYLKLSLIYHPDKNKGSEKLATENFTLISNAYDSIKKYYENVCDSDDAFFQALSVGKYRTF
- a CDS encoding ankyrin repeat domain-containing protein; protein product: MKIFKLPTLVLCGFSMVVSSSLDAGNAIETIAVAKQIHTKYHTTLLHTLVTQQMYNKEEKITKMQQLLDAGADVNARNENRRTPLWLATFYNIEPEFIQLLIDYGADVTMQDMFNVTPLHNAVIKDNKIVVQLLLDAGAEMKPHTLEKMISFQDDAQQSPLDIAKTQEMDELLLTHEL
- a CDS encoding ankyrin repeat domain-containing protein — protein: MKFFKRNIYKFFCLLCVCSQFFADAPVKDMGLARYPVIDKSMFEDNFAQTSLVDYDAENDYDFAEPAYFKDFKPRSSDIQTQDTQGKNLLMLIAGKDSHKHLMQFIVQNLRTDLQAQDRQGRSALHYAVIGGDFGMVKMLLQHGALLDTQDHEGKTPLYYAVEKNYVRIVDFLINNGADKKLGVFEDGALPQDMCKTQAMCRLFKKIR
- a CDS encoding ankyrin repeat domain-containing protein; its protein translation is MKKIKVLILLMFSLQVMSMYAAQKSQQNVENGRQAMIDYVVTRLKYLTQSFDFLREQGLVDTTFHEYLEQHVSHDEHGNEDMNFDQVIIDAEDVLTKNMKDTFLNTLDMALEESKNLDQFDDPIFLYVMQHKDDSRDLYEMVRLWLYEWGNTQDENKETPLHKALSAQNKEITRMLIDAGANVNTKNSFGQAPLHYTSSLPEIARMLIQAGADVNIKDQNRETLLHYAVRDNNIEITGILIDACADVNAQNIFGQTPLHQAIYIPKITRMLIDAGTDEHTQNENAVIKDKPEITRMLISAGADINIPNKNGQTPLYQAVICNKPKIVRMLIFAGADINIQDEHGETPLYQAVMKDKPEIARMLLSAGADINIPNKKEKTAEQEAKSTKMRMIFAQTQYARSSFCTIS